The Mercurialis annua linkage group LG2, ddMerAnnu1.2, whole genome shotgun sequence genome contains a region encoding:
- the LOC126667200 gene encoding LOW QUALITY PROTEIN: putative FBD-associated F-box protein At3g50710 (The sequence of the model RefSeq protein was modified relative to this genomic sequence to represent the inferred CDS: deleted 1 base in 1 codon) has translation MVRNIEELDLDYRAFWLPQVLFTCQTIKILKLRANIRFKIVESVSLPRLEVLHIQNVSVANLEKILFGCPVLEELVVYRDYSDYHATTLYVVSSSLKRLTIHQTILEKRGLGIRSVVINAPKLEFFDLEDHFSAFCYMIKVSSPLKAAIDVRSSYTNHALRLLRRITNVTVLNLSAYTLEALFKASDDKFPWFRFLTQLEMGAFGNGWLMLPKILKWSPNLEAFTLYKTNDTVPHESIFNEESVPGCLLSSLKSIELKGFGGNTAEMEVLEYFLKNASALKTLKILISDTSFQKEAEILRMLITFPRASTTCRILLT, from the exons ATGGTGCGAAATATTGAGGAGCTTGATCTGGATTATAGAGCATTTTGGCTTCCCCAAGTCCTCTTTACTTGCCAGACAATAAAGATCTTGAAGCTTCGTGCCAACATTCGGTTTAAGATAGTTGAATCTGTGAGCCTCCCGAGACTCGAGGTACTTCACATTCAGAATGTTAGTGTTGCTAATTTGGAGAAGATCTTATTTGGCTGCCCAGTTCTTGAAGAATTAGTGGTCTATCGAGATTATTCTGATTATCATGCAACCACGTTGTATGTGGTGTCATCTTCACTGAAACGTCTAACAATTCATCAAACTATTTTGGAGAAGAGAGGATTGGGCATTCGAAGTGTGGTTATAAATGCCCCAAAACTCGAGTTTTTCGATCTAGAGGATCATTTTTCTGCATTTTGTTAC ATGATTAAGGTGTCATCCCCTCTTAAAGCAGCTATTGATGTTAGGAGTTCTTATACAAATCATGCATTAAGGCTTCTTAGAAGGATCACAAATGTCACTGTTTTAAACTTATCTGCATATACGCTCGAG GCTCTCTTTAAAGCATCTGATGACAAATTTCCGTGGTTCCGTTTTTTGACTCAATTGGAGATGGGAGCTTTTGGAAATGGATGGTTGATGCTGCCTAAGATACTGAAATGGTCACCCAATTTGGAGGCGTTCACCCTCTATAAG ACAAATGATACAGTTCCTCATGAGTCTATCTTTAACGAGGAATCAGTCCCGGGTTGTTTGCTGTCATCCCTTAAGAGTATTGAACTCAAAGGATTTGGAGGAAATACAGCAGAAATGGAAGTGTTAGAATATTTCTTGAAGAATGCATCTGCCTTGAAGAcgcttaaaattttaatttctgatACTAGCTTTCAGAAAGAGGCTGAAATTCTCAGGATGCTGATTACGTTTCCGAGGGCCTCAACCACTTGCAGGATCCTGTTAACTTGA
- the LOC130015098 gene encoding uncharacterized protein LOC130015098, with amino-acid sequence MVEIRDDSLQTVSVQLDGKNYAYWSYVMKNFLKGKQKWGYISGDFVKPEDGTTADYVSLLDKWEVANSKIITWINNSVKHSIGTQLVKYETAKEVWDHLSRLYTQSNFAKQYQLESDIRALQQKSMSIQEFYDAMTDLWDQLALTESAELRGFGPYIARREEQRLVQFLMALRDEFEGLLNFWLRKFVLSLLL; translated from the exons atgGTTGAAATTCGAGATGATTCGCTTCAAACAGTTAGTGTTCAGTTAGATGGTAAAAATTATGCATATTGGAGTTATGTGATGAAAAATTTCTTGAAAGGTAAACAAAAGTGGGGTTATATTTCGGGTGATTTTGTCAAGCCTGAGGATGGCACAACTGCTGATTATGTGTCTTTGTTAGATAAGTGGGAAGTTGCTAATTCCAAAATTATTACTTGGATCAATAATTCTGTTAAGCACTCGATAGGGACCCAGTTAGTAAAATATGAGACAGCTAAGGAGGTTTGGGATCATCTATCTAGACTGTACACACAGTCTAACTTTGCAAAACAATACCAGTTGGAGTCTGATATTCGTGCTCTGCAGCAGAAAAGCATGAGTATTCAGGAATTTTATGATGCTATGACAGATTTGTGGGATCAGCTGGCTCTCACAGAATCTGCTGAATTACGAGGCTTTGGGCCTTATATTGCACGAAGAGAGGAGCAGAGATTGGTACAGTTCTTAATGGCTCTTCGTGATGAGTTTGAAGGACTTC taaacttttggctgaggAAATTCGTCTTAAGCCTTCTGTTGTAA
- the LOC126668222 gene encoding F-box protein CPR1-like, protein MSSIQLPTDIIEKILLRLPVKSLLRFRCVSKSFCTLIHSSYFINTHIQFSIQTQIRNKLIIFHQERGLDSYLHAVDLHTEGNERVVQLVSPVSLPNKSDNILGSSNGLLLLSSNEQLILWNPFTNRHKILPINQPAPHEFDRRRSFHATDDRRRRYDKYYKLYGPIMHYTYKRENRMYNKGLEFDEWRLGVDEFGLGFDVSSNDYKAVRIHHLAYDEVEVWVYSLRSNSWTRFDDVTFDVEARRSCSIFVQCFYPMLNYPIMLARFNFASNKFQLLPYRRRRDELYVLEGQVCLELGNKDYNKYEVRLLGVADEYDDPVQFWRELDTIKCESDSRFIKPLMFYPEAGFMADVTERNVDHNIVWYDLKKKTLENYEIPCVSQNWKNSVTCWETLVQLN, encoded by the coding sequence ATGTCATCAATTCAGTTACCAACAGATATAATAGAGAAGATCCTACTCCGGCTGCCTGTGAAATCACTTTTACGATTCCGATGTGTTTCAAAATCATTCTGCACTCTCATTCATAGCTCGTATTTCATTAATACCCACATTCAATTTTCAATCCAAACCCAAATCCGCAACAAGCTGATCATCTTCCACCAAGAACGGGGTCTGGATAGTTATTTGCATGCGGTGGATTTGCATACTGAAGGTAATGAACGAGTTGTCCAGCTGGTTAGCCCAGTCAGTTTGCCCAATAAATCTGATAATATTTTAGGTTCTAGCAACGGTTTGCTTCTCTTATCTTCAAACGAACAGCTCATACTATGGAATCCATTCACTAACCGCCACAAAATACTACCAATAAACCAACCCGCGCCCCATGAATTTGACCGCCGCCGGAGCTTCCATGCGACAGATGATAGGCGTCGGAGgtatgataaatattataagctATACGGTCCCATAATGCACTACACCTATAAAAGGGAAAACCGTATGTACAACAAGGGATTAGAGTTTGATGAGTGGAGACTAGGGGTTGATGAGTTCGGATTAGGGTTTGATGTTAGTAGTAATGATTACAAAGCTGTAAGAATCCATCATCTTGCATATGATGAGGTGGAAGTTTGGGTTTATAGTTTAAGATCCAATTCATGGACAAGATTTGACGATGTTACATTCGATGTCGAAGCTCGTAGAAGCTGCTCGATATTCGTGCAATGTTTTTATCCAATGCTTAACTATCCAATCATGTTAGCTCGGTTTAACTTTGCCAGTAACAAGTTTCAATTGCTTCCGTATCGGCGTCGTCGTGATGAACTGTATGTTTTAGAAGGGCAAGTTTGTTTAGAGTTAGGTAACAAGGATTACAACAAGTACGAGGTTCGTTTACTCGGTGTTGCCGACGAATATGATGATCCAGTGCAATTTTGGAGAGAATTGGATACTATAAAATGTGAGTCAGATAGTAGATTTATAAAACCTTTGATGTTTTATCCAGAAGCTGGTTTTATGGCGGATGTGACCGAACGTAACGTTGATCATAATATTGTTTGGTATGACCTGAAGAAGAAGACATTAGAAAACTATGAAATTCCATGTGTTTCTCAAAATTGGAAAAACTCAGTCACTTGTTGGGAAACTCTCGTACAACTTAATTAG
- the LOC130015161 gene encoding uncharacterized protein LOC130015161 yields the protein MPPRPNFYSQVRPYGTVARDECSFCKQKGHWKSQCPKLGKGKQQYAQQQPHQQSQQWSYRPPAPHNGPPLLPRPHNALTTSSLDPSMVEQFQQFLASQSHAMAASSQIGLSSSSSGSKVSGSDWDRP from the exons ATGCCTCCACGACCAAACTTTTATTCTCAAGTTAGGCCGTATGGAACTGTTGCTCGTGATGAATGTAGTTTTTGTAAACAGAAAGGTCATTGGAAATCACAATGTCCAAAGTTAGGTAAAGGAAAGCAGCAGTATGCTCAGCAACAGCCCCATCAGCAGTCTCAGCAATGGAGTTACCGACCACCAGCTCCTCATAATGGACCTCCTCTTCTTCCTCGCCCTCACAATGCATTGACGACTTCTTCTTTAGATCCATCAATGGTTGAGCAGTTTCAACAGTTCCTTGCATCTCAGTCACATGCCATGGCAGCTTCATCTCAAATAGGTTTGTCATCTAGTTCGTCAG GATCCAAAGTCTCAGGAAGTGATTGGGACCGGCCATAG
- the LOC126670119 gene encoding putative cyclin-D6-1 has translation MKNNAPLPLQFLAQQELEKCLNDDTPAMPIEAFNNPTLHNLSKIGVSVISESLKNQNYDASVPYHAINLFCRFISRRKFPDITPDQKVDSTDITKFENLIFEVLDQSSDSVTALSFVANFLSIVSESDLILKLKVIKLIVHSGEEISFMQFKPSVIAASAILVTCPTSNLSQYREKFTAVRMDPNDLDACVHLMDEFRKKMAIAIDNDKDKLTGDYGSSSSLGTAEVNLMDFDVKWMSDPNLTMDPSLFLDEEEEGEAESVDTIQDEAEDDKHELVAPIEESVASFLRFCYRG, from the exons atgaagaacaaCGCACCACTGCCATTGCAGTTTCTTGCACAGCAAGAACTGGAAAAATGCCTGAATGATGATACTCCGGCAATGCCAATTGAAGCCTTCAATAACCCGACGCTTCACAATCTCAGCAAAATTGGTGTCTCCGTCATATCTGAA AGTTTAAAGAATCAGAATTATGATGCCTCTGTTCCCTATCATGCTATCAATCTGTTCTGTCGATTCATTTCAAGACGTAAATTTCCG GATATTACGCCAGATCAGAAAGTTGATAGCACAGATATAACCAAGTTTgagaatttgatttttgaagtACTTGACCAATCTTCGGATTCTGTAACTGCCCTGAGCTTCGTGGCAAACTTCCTGTCGATAGTATCAGAATCCGACTTGATTTTGAAACTTAAAGTCATCAAGTTGATAGTGCATTCAGGAGAAG AGATAAGTTTTATGCAATTCAAGCCTTCAGTGATAGCTGCATCAGCTATACTTGTCACTTGCCCTACAAGTAATCTGTCACAATACAGGGAAAAGTTCACAGCTGTTCGAATG GATCCGAATGACCTAGATGCTTGCGTTCATTTAATGGACGAATTTCGCAAGAAAATGGCTATCGCAATTGACAATGATAAGGATAAGCTTACTGGAGATTACGGATCAAGTTCGAGTTTAGGAACTGCTGAAGTGAACCTGATGGATTTTGATGTGAAGTGGATGAGTGATCCGAATTTGACAATGGACCCGTCTCTATTTCTGGATGAAGAGGAAGAAGGAGAAGCTGAATCTGTAGACACAATCCAAGATGAAGCTGAAGACGATAAACACGAACTTGTAGCCCCAATTGAAGAATCTGTGGCATCATTTTTAAGATTTTGTTATAGAGGATAA